One part of the Phragmites australis chromosome 3, lpPhrAust1.1, whole genome shotgun sequence genome encodes these proteins:
- the LOC133913245 gene encoding uncharacterized protein LOC133913245 → MSRYVEMLDMGVRIAARFHSHCPQTARMYYKPPQTTTTTSSAGGAEDAKKSGSFGLDAATWALRPFAFAAAEELGAGGRSGFRDLDTAQVLVYGVV, encoded by the coding sequence ATGTCCCGGTACGTGGAGATGCTCGACATGGGCGTGCGCATCGCGGCGAGGTTCCACTCCCACTGCCCGCAGACGGCGCGCATGTACTACAAGCCTCCccagacgacgacgacgacgtcctCGGCGGGTGGCGCGGAAGATGCCAAGAAGTCCGGGAGCTTCGGTTTGGATGCAGCGACGTGGGCCCTTCGGCCCTTCGCGTTCGCGGCCGCGGAGGAGCTTGGCGCCGGCGGCCGATCGGGGTTTCGCGATTTGGACACCGCACAGGTCCTCGTGTATGGGGTGGTGTGA
- the LOC133913246 gene encoding uncharacterized protein LOC133913246: MASRLLRLRRLLTPRPTFPAAAAFSTSVTPTPRVSALVDEICGLTLLEASTLADALRGRLGVDQLPPLAILTGGAAPLAGGGAVPGAAGEEAKAKEEKMAFDVKLEGFDAAAKLKIIKELRAFTNLGLKEAKELVEKAPAVLKAGVPKEEAESIAEKMRAVGAKIVLE, encoded by the coding sequence ATGGCGtcccgcctcctccgcctccgccgcctcctgaCTCCCCGCCCCAccttccccgccgccgccgccttctccaCTTCCGTCACCCCGACCCCGCGCGTCTCCGCGCTCGTTGACGAGATCTGCGGCCTCACCCTTCTCGAGGCCTCCACCCTCGCCGACGCCCTGCGCGGCCGCCTCGGCGTCGACCAGCTCCCCCCACTAGCTATCCTGACTGGAGGCGCCGCCCcgctcgccggcggcggagcGGTCCCCggggcggccggcgaggaggcgaaggcgaaggaggagaagaTGGCGTTCGACGTGAAGTTGGAGGGGTTCGACGCCGCGGCGAAGCTCAAGATCATCAAGGAGCTGAGGGCGTTCACTAACTTGGGCCTGAAGGAGGCCAAGGAGCTCGTGGAGAAGGCTCCCGCCGTGCTGAAGGCGGGAGTGCCCAAGGAGGAGGCGGAGAGCATCGCCGAGAAGATGCGGGCGGTTGGCGCCAAGATCGTTCTCGAGTGA